One segment of Nitrospiria bacterium DNA contains the following:
- a CDS encoding adenylosuccinate synthase, with protein MPALVVVGTQWGDEGKGKIVDLLSERADGVVRYQGGHNAGHTVVLGRETFVLHLIPSGILHPRKRCVIGNGVVVDPAALIEEAGHLEKRGIPVRGRLHVSSNAHLIMPYHKAIDKESERLKGARRIGTTGRGIGPAYVDKMARIGIRAGDLLEPDLFREKLTANLIEMNFLLEQTYKVERFDLEKVYREYMGYADEIREYIVDTIWLLNQWIDEGKRVLFEGAQGTHLDVDHGTYPFVTSSSATAGGACTGTGVGPTRIAAVVGVVKAYTTRVGSGPFPTELKNDTGVQLQERGHEFGATTGRARRCGWFDAVLVRHAVRVNGLTGVAVTKLDVLDACKEINICVGYRYRGITYHDMPSSLTIQESCEPIYETMPAWQCSTTGIQRYEPLPVRAKNYLSRLEELIGCRIFLISTGTKREEAILLDDPYSLQGQFR; from the coding sequence AGTCTTGGGTCGGGAAACCTTTGTGCTCCATCTGATCCCGTCCGGAATTCTTCATCCGAGGAAACGGTGCGTGATCGGGAACGGCGTCGTGGTTGATCCGGCCGCCCTTATCGAAGAGGCCGGACATTTGGAGAAACGGGGGATTCCGGTCCGCGGCCGCTTGCACGTGAGCAGCAACGCGCACCTTATCATGCCCTACCATAAGGCGATTGACAAGGAGAGCGAAAGACTCAAAGGGGCCCGCCGGATCGGCACCACCGGCCGCGGAATAGGGCCGGCCTACGTCGACAAAATGGCCCGCATCGGTATCCGCGCCGGCGATCTGTTGGAGCCGGATCTTTTCAGGGAAAAACTGACCGCAAATTTGATCGAAATGAATTTTCTGCTGGAGCAGACCTATAAGGTGGAACGGTTTGATTTGGAGAAGGTCTACCGGGAATACATGGGATACGCCGATGAAATTCGGGAGTACATTGTCGATACAATCTGGCTATTAAATCAATGGATCGATGAAGGTAAACGGGTTTTGTTCGAAGGCGCCCAGGGAACCCATCTCGACGTGGACCACGGCACGTATCCTTTCGTAACCTCTTCCAGCGCCACGGCCGGCGGGGCATGCACGGGAACGGGGGTGGGTCCGACGCGCATCGCGGCGGTGGTCGGCGTTGTGAAAGCGTACACGACTCGGGTTGGGAGCGGCCCTTTTCCAACCGAGCTCAAGAATGATACGGGCGTTCAGCTTCAGGAACGAGGTCATGAATTTGGGGCGACGACCGGTCGAGCCCGCCGTTGCGGGTGGTTTGATGCGGTTCTGGTCCGGCACGCGGTACGGGTCAATGGACTGACCGGCGTTGCGGTTACCAAACTGGATGTGCTGGATGCGTGCAAAGAGATCAACATCTGTGTGGGTTACCGGTACCGTGGAATAACCTATCATGACATGCCCAGCAGTTTGACGATTCAGGAGTCCTGCGAGCCGATCTATGAGACGATGCCAGCCTGGCAATGTTCGACAACGGGCATTCAGCGCTACGAGCCATTGCCGGTCCGGGCCAAGAACTATTTATCGCGATTGGAAGAATTGATCGGATGCCGAATTTTCCTGATCTCGACCGGAACAAAAAGAGAAGAGGCCATTCTGTTGGATGATCCGTACTCCCTTCAGGGCCAATTTCGTTGA